The Aedes aegypti strain LVP_AGWG unplaced genomic scaffold, AaegL5.0 Primary Assembly AGWG_AaegL5_hic_scaff_2119_PBJ_arrow, whole genome shotgun sequence genomic sequence GCAGTGAATTGAAATATTCAGGTGTATGAGTTTTGCTTCCCGATGATGATGAATCgcttttgttgaaaatttgactttgtatattttctaaccaattttgaggattgaaatattataaaaaatgtattttttatccTCAAGTATGATGATGAAAGGACTTTGGAATCGTTGATTATCTCCAAGCGCCATTAAATAGCTAATAATCTTGTTTGCCAATTACGGCTTATATCTTCTCGGGCTGATACGCGACGTATTTATATTTTCTCGTTATCAGGGCGTTGAATATGTGTTCGGCATCGTCGGTATTCCGGTGGTGGAGCTGTCGATGGCGATGCAAGCAGAGGGTCTCAAATACATCGGTATGCGAAACGAGCAATCTGCTTGTTATGCTGCTCAGGTAAGAATGCGTTCTTGTAGActcaatttttttgtttgattgtaTTCGACACGAAAATGTTTGAGCATTACTTGGTGGTAGAAATTATACATTCGACGTGAGTTATGAATAATCACACTAAGCAACTTTTAGGCCATTGGCTATCTAACTGGAAAGCCCGGAGTTTGTTTGGTCGTACCGGACCAGGATTGCTTCACGTTACTGCTGGAATGGCAAATGCGCAGATCAACTGCTGGCCGTTGATCGTCGTTGCTGGTGCTGCTTTCCAAGATCATGAGGGGATCGGTGCGTTTCAGGAGTGTCCTCAAGTAGACCTGAGTAGACCGTATTGTAAGTATGCAGCCAGACCGGCAAGTATCCCTCTAATTCCACAACATGTGGAAAAGGCGGTTCGTCTAGCATGTTACGGTAGACCAGGGGTGGCATACCTGGATATGCCTGGTAATCTCTTGCTGGCAAGAGTTCCCGAGGATAGTGTTCCAAAGCAATACGTTCACCCAGAGCGCCCGATTGCATTTCCCGATACGAAATCCGTCAAAGAAGCTGCCCATTTACTTGCCAAGGCCAAACGTCCGTTGGTAATCGTTGGCAAAGGAGCTGCCTACGCTCATGCTGAACTACATCTCAGGCAATTAGTTCACCAAACGAACCTTCCGTTCCTTCCTACTCCAATGGGTAAAGGTGTAGTTCCTGATCTGGACCCTCAGTGCGTAGCGCCTGCAAGAACTCTTGCTTTGCAGAAGGCAGTGTTATTCTGCTCCTCGGAGCCCGATTGAACTGGATGCTTCATTTCGGTCGGCAACCTCGTTTCAGTCCAACGTCAAGATAATTCAAGTGGACTTGAGTGCTGAAGAGCTGCATAACAGTGTGCTGAGCTCCGTGGCTGTCCAATCGGATATTGTTCCGTTTACAGAGCAGCTGATCGATGAACTTGCCAGCATGCACTTCTACTTCGATAAGAACAACGACTGGTGGATCGATCTGAAAGCCAAGTGTGAAAAGAACAAGAAAATTGTCCAGCAAATGGCAA encodes the following:
- the LOC5565030 gene encoding LOW QUALITY PROTEIN: 2-hydroxyacyl-CoA lyase 1 (The sequence of the model RefSeq protein was modified relative to this genomic sequence to represent the inferred CDS: inserted 4 bases in 4 codons), translated to MEVDGNTVLAXSLKEQGVEYVFGIVGIPVVELSMAMQAEGLKYIGMRNEQSACYAAQAIGYLTGKPGVCLVVXGPGLLHVTAGMANAQINCWPLIVVAGAAFQDHEGIGAFQECPQVDLSRPYCKYAARPASIPLIPQHVEKAVRLACYGRPGVAYLDMPGNLLLARVPEDSVPKQYVHPERPIAFPDTKSVKEAAHLLAKAKRPLVIVGKGAAYAHAELHLRQLVHQTNLPFLPTPMGKGVVPDLDPQCVAPARTLALQKAXVILLLGARLNWMLHFGRQPRFSXNVKIIQVDLSAEELHNSVLSSVAVQSDIVPFTEQLIDELASMHFYFDKNNDWWIDLKAKCEKNKKIVQQMAMDKKVPLNYHAVFHHLQELIPKDAIIVSEGANTMDIGRTFLHNKWPRHRLDAGTFGTMGVGPGFAIAAALVCRDRFPGEKVICVEGDSAFGFSGMEIETMVRYQLPVVIVVVNNNGIYSGFDLEAYNDMRTAGDLTKVTPPSALNVETHYEAMMNMFRLKGHFIRTIPELQQAVKEALTLTDRPTIINVIISPTADRKPQDFQWLTESKL